In the genome of Streptomyces racemochromogenes, one region contains:
- a CDS encoding TetR/AcrR family transcriptional regulator, with product MTTGVRRRMGVEERRQQLIGVALELFSNRSPDDVSIDEIAAAAGISRPLVYHYFPGKLSLYEAALRRAADELAARFVEPQEGPLGPRLLRVMGRYFAFVDEHGPGFSALLRGGPAAGSSRANAMIDEVRQAAYEQILVHIGVQDPPARLELVVRSWVSLAESTALLWLDGRRIPRAELELQLVHDFAALAAVSAAYDAEMAGILVRILADEPADGPFGELVGRLAGLVPGTGPREREEPGD from the coding sequence ATGACAACCGGGGTGCGACGCAGGATGGGTGTCGAGGAGCGGCGGCAGCAGCTGATCGGGGTGGCCCTGGAGCTGTTCAGCAACCGCTCCCCCGACGACGTGTCCATCGACGAGATCGCGGCGGCCGCCGGGATATCCCGCCCGCTCGTCTACCACTACTTCCCCGGCAAGCTCAGCCTGTACGAGGCCGCGCTGCGCCGGGCCGCCGACGAACTCGCGGCGCGGTTCGTCGAGCCGCAGGAGGGCCCGCTGGGGCCCCGGCTGCTGCGGGTGATGGGCCGTTACTTCGCCTTCGTCGACGAACACGGCCCCGGCTTCTCGGCGTTGCTGCGCGGCGGACCGGCGGCGGGCAGCAGCCGGGCCAACGCGATGATCGACGAGGTCCGGCAGGCCGCGTACGAGCAGATCCTCGTGCACATCGGCGTGCAGGACCCGCCGGCCCGGCTGGAACTCGTCGTACGGTCCTGGGTGTCGCTGGCCGAGTCCACGGCGCTGCTGTGGCTCGACGGGCGGCGGATCCCGCGGGCCGAGCTGGAACTCCAGCTGGTGCACGACTTCGCGGCGCTGGCGGCGGTGAGCGCCGCGTACGACGCGGAGATGGCGGGGATCCTCGTACGCATCCTCGCGGACGAGCCGGCCGACGGGCCGTTCGGGGAACTGGTCGGGCGGCTGGCGGGCCTCGTCCCGGGGACCGGGCCGCGAGAGCGGGAAGAGCCGG
- a CDS encoding PDR/VanB family oxidoreductase, whose protein sequence is MRRALAVTAVAGAAVLTRRALLKRIGRSPLWPLPALEDPVSGYSPRRTLHARITSRTEPAEGVLRLVLESDELPSWTPGAHVDLTLPSGLVRQYSLCGDPAEAGRWTIAVRLVADGRGGSREAHERLLEGTEVRVRPPRNRFELEPAPSYAFVAGGIGITPVLPMLRAATADGADWTLLYGGRSRTSMPFLPELAAYGDRVTIAAEDETGLPDLAPLSGIRPGTLVYCCGPEPLMRAVTETVPDPDAVRLERFAAAAPAEAKPFTVELARTGTAVEVAADESALAAVRRVLPATPYSCQQGFCGTCRHRVLSGRVDHRDDLLTDGERADSMLLCVSRADSDRLVLDL, encoded by the coding sequence GTGAGGCGGGCCCTGGCCGTCACGGCGGTGGCGGGGGCCGCCGTCCTGACCCGGCGCGCACTGCTCAAGCGGATCGGCCGCTCCCCCCTGTGGCCGCTGCCCGCGCTGGAGGACCCGGTGTCCGGGTACTCGCCCCGCCGGACCCTGCACGCCCGGATCACCTCCCGCACCGAGCCGGCCGAGGGCGTGCTGCGCCTGGTGCTGGAGTCCGACGAGCTGCCGTCCTGGACCCCGGGCGCCCACGTCGACCTGACGCTGCCCTCCGGCCTGGTGCGCCAGTACTCGCTGTGCGGCGACCCGGCCGAGGCCGGCCGCTGGACCATCGCCGTCCGGCTCGTCGCCGACGGCCGCGGCGGATCCCGCGAGGCACACGAACGCCTCCTGGAGGGCACGGAGGTGCGGGTACGGCCGCCGCGCAACCGGTTCGAGCTGGAGCCCGCGCCCTCGTACGCCTTCGTCGCGGGCGGCATCGGCATCACCCCCGTCCTGCCCATGCTCCGCGCCGCCACCGCGGACGGCGCCGACTGGACCCTCCTGTACGGGGGCCGCTCGCGCACCTCGATGCCGTTCCTGCCCGAACTCGCCGCCTACGGGGACCGGGTGACGATCGCGGCCGAGGACGAGACGGGCCTGCCCGACCTGGCCCCGCTGTCCGGGATCCGGCCCGGCACCCTGGTCTACTGCTGCGGCCCCGAACCCCTGATGCGGGCCGTCACCGAAACCGTCCCCGACCCGGACGCGGTCCGGCTGGAACGCTTCGCGGCGGCGGCCCCCGCCGAGGCGAAGCCCTTCACCGTGGAACTCGCCCGCACCGGCACCGCCGTGGAGGTCGCGGCGGACGAGTCCGCGCTGGCGGCGGTGCGCCGGGTGCTGCCCGCCACCCCGTACTCCTGCCAGCAGGGCTTCTGCGGGACCTGCCGGCACCGCGTCCTCTCCGGGCGGGTGGACCACCGCGACGATCTCCTCACCGACGGGGAACGCGCCGACTCGATGCTGCTGTGCGTCTCCCGCGCGGACTCGGACCGGCTCGTACTGGACCTGTAG
- a CDS encoding metal-dependent hydrolase, whose product MSNRPPAPAPVASEHIDLAPRDVSFSWEDTPLHWLPGEPFAGHTINVLHLLLPAGERWFVHVYKQALPLITDERLRADVIGFIGQEAMHAAAHDDVLPHLKRLGLDPTPYTAQVDWMFEKLLGDRTLPPGRARRWWLMERVAMIAAIEHYTAFLGDWVLNAKELDRRGADPMMLDLLRWHGAEEVEHRSVAFDLFMHLDGSYRRRVRTWASAFAALLFLWQRGARFFVENDPHRPGAKASYGQFLRAGRNGVLPSAGAMARSIPTYLSRTYHPSQEGSTAQAVAYLASSPGANSGVRP is encoded by the coding sequence ATGTCTAATAGGCCGCCCGCCCCCGCCCCCGTGGCGTCGGAACACATAGACCTCGCACCCCGCGACGTGTCCTTCTCCTGGGAGGACACCCCGCTGCACTGGCTGCCCGGCGAGCCCTTCGCCGGGCACACCATCAACGTGCTGCACCTGCTGCTGCCCGCCGGTGAGCGCTGGTTCGTGCACGTGTACAAGCAGGCGCTCCCGCTCATCACGGACGAGCGGCTGCGGGCGGACGTCATCGGCTTCATCGGGCAGGAGGCGATGCACGCCGCCGCGCACGACGACGTGCTCCCCCACCTCAAGCGCCTCGGCCTCGACCCGACCCCCTACACCGCCCAGGTCGACTGGATGTTCGAGAAGCTCCTCGGCGACCGGACCCTCCCCCCGGGCCGGGCCCGCCGCTGGTGGCTCATGGAGCGGGTCGCGATGATCGCCGCGATCGAGCACTACACCGCCTTCCTCGGCGACTGGGTGCTCAACGCGAAGGAGCTGGACCGGCGCGGCGCCGACCCGATGATGCTGGACCTGCTGCGCTGGCACGGCGCGGAGGAGGTCGAGCACCGCTCGGTCGCCTTCGACCTCTTCATGCACCTCGACGGCAGCTACCGCCGCCGGGTGCGGACCTGGGCCAGCGCCTTCGCCGCCCTGCTCTTCCTCTGGCAGCGCGGCGCCCGCTTCTTCGTGGAGAACGACCCCCACCGCCCCGGCGCCAAGGCCTCCTACGGGCAGTTCCTGCGGGCCGGCCGCAACGGCGTGCTGCCCTCGGCCGGGGCGATGGCCCGGTCCATCCCGACCTACCTCTCCCGCACCTACCACCCCTCCCAGGAGGGCTCCACCGCCCAGGCCGTCGCCTACCTGGCCTCCTCGCCCGGCGCCAACAGCGGGGTGCGGCCGTGA